In Tiliqua scincoides isolate rTilSci1 chromosome 1, rTilSci1.hap2, whole genome shotgun sequence, the following are encoded in one genomic region:
- the SOCS4 gene encoding suppressor of cytokine signaling 4 has translation MADNKERNAKNADVRPKSSRSRSADRKDGYVWSGKKLSWSRKSESSSDVETASASGRSTFGLRNQERKHSCSSAELDSERSCGHRFLGRSLKQKLQDAMGQCFPIKNCSSRHSSVLPSKRKIHISELMLDKCPFPPRSELALRWHLIKRHTAPVKQKSESWLSMVSLHGEGRDEELMREVESTDGGGSSVLQACSIADNASCKCDPEFVSGKQAKNSRAESDMDSDDEVTLCTSSRKRNKPRWETDDELLQLETPPKYHTQIDYVHCLVPDLLQINNNPCYWGVMDKYAAEALLDGKPEGTFLLRDSAQEDYLFSVSFRRYSRSLHARIEQWNHNFSFDAHDPCVFHSPDITGLLEHYKDPSSCMFFEPLLSTPLNRTFPFSLQHICRTVICNCTTYDGIDGLPIPSSVKLYLKEYHYKSKVRVLRIDVPEP, from the coding sequence ATGGCAGATAATAAAGAAAGAAATGCTAAGAATGCAGATGTGAGGCCAAAATCCAGCCGAAGTAGAAGTGCAGATAGAAAGGACGGCTATGTGTGGAGTGGGAAGAAGCTTTCTTGGTCAAGAAAGAGTGAAAGCAGTTCTGATGTTGAAACAGCAAGTGCCTCTGGAAGATCCACTTTTGGTTTAAGAAACCAGGAGAGGAAGCACAGCTGTTCGTCAGCGGAACTGGATTCTGAACGTTCATGTGGCCACAGGTTCTTAGGCCGGTCTCTGAAGCAGAAACTGCAGGACGCCATGGGACAGTGTTTCCCCATAAAGAATTGTAGCAGCAGGCATTCTTCTGTGCTTCCATCCAAAAGAAAAATACATATCAGTGAACTTATGCTGGACAAGTGTCCTTTCCCACCACGCTCTGAACTAGCCCTTCGGTGGCATTTAATCAAACGGCACACAGCGCCTGTGAAACAGAAGTCTGAAAGTTGGTTAAGCATGGTGTCATTGCACGGCGAGGGGAGGGATGAGGAACTGATGAGGGAGGTTGAGAGCACTGATGGAGGGGGGTCATCTGTTTTGCAGGCCTGCAGCATTGCTGATAATGCTTCCTGTAAATGCGATCCTGAATTTGTCTCAGGAAAGCAGGCAAAGAACAGCAGAGCGGAAAGTGACATGGACTCTGATGATGAAGTGACACTCTGCACTAGCTCCAGGAAGAGAAACAAGCCACGATGGGAGACAGATGATGAGCTGCTCCAACTAGAAACGCCTCCTAAATATCACACCCAGATTGATTATGTCCACTGTCTTGTCCCTGACCTCCTTCAGATCAATAATAATCCATGCTACTGGGGAGTGATGGATAAATATGCAGCAGAAGCACTTCTGGATGGAAAACCAGAAGGGACATTTTTGCTGCGAGACTCCGCCCAGGAAGATTACTTGTTCTCTGTTAGTTTTAGGCGTTACAGCCGTTCCCTTCATGCCAGAATCGAGCAGTGGAATCACAACTTCAGCTTTGATGCTCATGACCCATGTGTCTTCCATTCTCCTGACATCACGGGACTCTTGGAACACTACAAAGACCCAAGCTCTTGTATGTTCTTTGAGCCACTCCTCTCTACTCCCTTAAACAGGACTTTCCCGTTTTCTCTTCAGCATATATGCAGGACTGTTATTTGTAACTGTACAACTTACGATGGCATAGATGGCCTCCCTATTCCATCATCAGTGAAGCTATATCTGAAAGAATATCACTATAAGTCAAAAGTTAGAGTCCTCAGGATTGATGTACCAGAGCCATAA